The following are encoded together in the Lactuca sativa cultivar Salinas chromosome 1, Lsat_Salinas_v11, whole genome shotgun sequence genome:
- the LOC111876308 gene encoding uncharacterized protein LOC111876308 produces the protein MEMVFESGNYSNKQNVFVVKQLKTGVLSWWEKTGHYGKECTSKKRVGYRCNEEWHIPRDWPKKKLAARPKARAFQMNLEAARDEADVASSIFLVNGLPANVLFDSGANHSYISRKFGGRLALPVNKLDSALVVEVVSGKLIHVSDSIKNIIIDLNENKFHEELPIELNGFDIVLGMDWLSANDAEILCRK, from the exons atggagatggtatttgaaagcggCAACTACAGCAACAAGCAAAACGTGTTTGTAGTCAAACAACTAAAGACCGGCGTTTTAAGTTGGTGGGA GAAAACTGGGCATTACGGCAAAGAGTGTACATCCAAAAAGAGGGTGGGTTACAGATGTAATGAAGAATGGCATATTCCTAGGGACTGGCCGAAAAAGAAATTGGCAGCgaggccaaaggcaagagcattccagatgaacCTGGAAGCAGCAAGGGATGAAGCAGATGTCGCTTCAAGTatctttcttgtaaatggattgcctgccaatgtattatttgattcgggagcTAATCACTCCTATATATCACGTAAATTTGGTGGAAGACTAGCGTTGCCTGTAAATAAACTTGATAGTGCTCTAGTTGTAGAAGTTGTTAGTGGCAAACTCATACATGTTAGCGATTCCATTAAAAACATCATTATTGACTTAAACGAGaataaatttcatgaggagttaccCATTGAGTTGAACGGTTTTGACATAGtactaggaatggattggctgagtGCGAACGATGCCGAGATACTATGTAGGAAGTAG